Genomic window (Ananas comosus cultivar F153 linkage group 1, ASM154086v1, whole genome shotgun sequence):
ACCGACCGCCAAAAGTAAAATATGTTGATGGTTTCTGCAATCAACGTTTAGAACTAAGAAGTTACCAAAAATAAATGATGAAATATCCTTCTTATTGCCTGTAGCTACGTAAGTGCAGAAAATGCCACACACCTATTATTAGTTCCATTTGGGTAGTGCTATGTTCCAATCTCCAATGAATAAATGCTGCCGTAAATTATTTGTTAGGCCATTTGAATGAGGGAAAAGAATATGCCGTCCCACATTTGGTTCCAGCAAAATGAAACTTATTACATAGAGAAGCAAAAACGTTTAGCTAAACAGAGAAGTATGCAAATATCATAATGAGGAAGATTTCTCCCGACACTAGAAATAGGAAGATTTCCCCCGACTGGTATGTTAGTAAACTTAAAATAGAAGTCCCAAATTCACTAAAAGCATGCCACAACAGTATCTCTGAGTGTAGAATCATGCCAACTAATAACTCTACTGAGTGAGATGACTTAAAACTAGGTTGTAGATGGcctaacataggcattttatgTTATTTTCCATTCAAAATTGCATGAACGTATAATTAACAAGTGTAGAGCAGGCGTGCATATCGCAACATCTTGTTCCAACTTTGGAAGGTACTAAAATTCTTATGCTGCCAAGGGAAGGTGTAAATAGCGAATTCTCTTTGCATGCATCCTAGTTCCAATAAGACATATTTTACCCAGGACATGCCAAACTAAGCTGAGCGTTGTTATATTCTGATAGAAATTTGACAAATTGAATTTCTCGAAACTCTACAATGTTAAATCTACTCCAATATGAAATGGAGATATAAATGTAAGATTATACACTTTGAAATATAAGCGTTCTCCCAAATATCAAGTATTCCATGTATTCTTTTGACCTCCTACATATCGAGAGGTAAATGCTTACTAAGGTTGCATAGGAAATAAAAGCAGCTGAGACAAGGAAAGAAAGAGCCTTTACCTCAGATCCTGCACCGCAGTTCACTCATCAAGCATATCTCCATTGCCGCCCCCACCGAGttcctcttcttccttcctCAACCGCCCACACACATTGCATTCCAATACATTCGACAGCGTACCATCTGCTGACGGCGGCAGAGGAGCCAACGTCCCCCCACAATTCTCCCTATCACAAAGGAACCTCACGAAGAAGTAGGCATGAGGGAAATCCCCGTCCCAGTCCCCGTCCTCgtcctccccttcttcttccgcCTCCATCTCTTCCCCATCCTCCTCTGCTCCTTCGCCCTCCTCCATCCTCTCCTCTTCACCGCCGTCCTCATCATCGTCTTGGTCGCGGTCGTTCTCCTTCCACTGGCTCTCCACTCGGCACCGATCGCACTCGCACCGGAATCCGTAGTCCTCCAGCAGCCGCGTCTGCCTCTCCTTGTAGCTCCAGTTGGCGGGGAAGTAGCTGATGCACACCTCCCTCCCTTGGGGGATCTCGTGCAGCGCCCTGACGGTCAAATCGGCGTTCCGGTCGCCGGGCCCGTCGACGTAGTCGAAGCGGCAGGCGTTGGGGAGGCAGTCGTGGTTGAAGAAGGCGGCGTCGGGGTAGATCCCGTAGGCGCGGACTCCCCGGGTGGGCGCGGGgccgggggcgggggcggcggcggagggctcCATGAGGGCGAAGGCGTTGGTCTTGTCCCTGGCGAGGAGGGCGGCGGTGAGGTCGGGGGAGAAGGAGCCGGGGAGGAGGTCGCGGGGGAGatggagggaggagaggaggagggagtggaGGGCTAGGGCTTCGGGcggggcggaggcggaggcggaggcggaggcggaggaggagagggagaggaggcggaggagggagggggaggggagggagtaggcggagaggaggaagaggagggaggggATGAGGTcgggggagagggaggaggaggccttggagaggagggggagggcgCGGCAGAGGAGGACGGGGTGGGAGTGGGAGTGGGAGtgggagcagcagcagcaggggcAGAAGAAGGCGAGGGAGCAGGAGGGGcagcggagaggaggaggagaaaggggTAGGGAGCGGAAGCAGCGGGAGCAGTAGGAGGAGAGGGCGGCGAGGGAGGAGGGGTAGAGGAGGAGCGGCGAGTCTGCCAGCACCACCTCGCCCGGAAGGATGCGCCGGCTCGCCACCAGGGCCCGCCCCCGCCCGGCGACTTCGCTAACGCGGACCAGAGGAGAACAGGGAGACGGCGACGCTGAGGACGATGACGCCGCCGCACCCGCCATGCTTGCTGCTTGCAACTGCTTCTACCGCCGCCGCAGCTGCCAGGtaaggagagggagagacgaGAGAGATCTTCTCCACCTCGTTGCTTAATAAATTTGTTTACACAAGATAGTCCTTTTACATTGCCCGTACTTGGAGTTAGACCTGCGAGTACAATCCAACCGAGTTATTTTCGGGCCGTTTGGATCAAACCCAACATAATATGGactttttagattttgcagTCCAGTCAAAGTCGAATCTAAATTGATCGGAAGCCCAAGCCCAAACCCAATCTACATTGTTGCCcatgtttatatatttattgtacatatcatatatatatatatatatatatatatatgagttggactgggctactattagtagcaaaattccattgttgctaccagttttttagcctttggatcaattcttttcattatttctaaccattggattaaatactataacccagtggggaccactcaaccctagggggaccactcaactctaaccgactaatatcatcctgactctacaatttttcatcaaagggttaaaaaaatttgatagcaaaaagagcgctttactattaatagtatcccaacctaattctatatataaggtGCAGGAAGTGTCCAATTTGAGTCTAATCTTAGGGGTCCAGAATTTCCAGGGTGTGGAAAAAATATTgcattgtgaaaaaaaaataataataaattaattaaagaatagTGATCcatggtggaccaggtccaaTGAATAATTTTGAAGTAGACTCGGAAAAAGTACAGTAATATGATAGGAAAGGCACCTGGGAAGGCACCCTACCTAGATGGGGATTAGAGGATTTTACAACATCACACTTATatcacgtcatcaataacaaattaatcatatttcttcttttcaaacaaaagtataataaaaatatttttttatagttatgatgaaatatatatctctaaaaaaaaatatttgattgatttattacgccacgtcactaatatacccagcgcattctataatttttttgggaaCTGAGGGGGAGAGACAAGGATTGTGATGCGTGCGCTAGTGTACAAGATTACGTCGATTTTGTTGTTCGTGCTCGCTCAAACCCACTCCTCGATTGCGTTCGCATCGCGCCCAGCCCGATCCGAACCAACTCCTTGCGCCTAAGGACAAGACATttcaataaataatattaatcatTTTCCTTAACAAAGTAGAGCatactatcaaaatttttagataagATGAATTTCAAAAGATGCATATCAAACTTCGACCCCTTAGCCACGCGTATATATGCAAGGATACAAGGGAGAAAAAAACACCAATTGCGCAGATTTTCTGCAGCATCACTTAGGATGGCTATAAGTTTGACCACcagcaataaaaataatataaaaaaaagttaatctTATATAGAGTcttgttaaaaaattaagtaacaGACATATTCTTTGAGCAGTTAGGTTGTCAAATTTGTTCGTAATTAAGCAATGCATGTGTGTATGATCTTGCTTATAAATTGGCAACAGACTTTATTCTCGCCTATGCTAGACTGTGTTGCACTTCTCCTAACGTATGTGCCTTCCTTTTGTTATTGTACGATGCCTCCCCATAATACTTTGAGATAAATTTATCCTAATTATATGCATAGTTCATTAATCTAATAATACGAAGTACCAGTTGTAACCAAATATTTCTAGCTAGTCAACATCTAGTTGTCCTTAAGACATTTCCAAAATGACCCCGTAAACATTACATGAGAATCAAACTGAGTACAGAATAATCAGAGTACAGTATGACCCAAAATACTCCTATCACAAATGTGAGGTTCTAAGAATAACaatgtttataaatttaaattttttattttttattttttttctcttcagaAGCTGCTGATTCCAACGCGTCCCGCTCCACTCATTAGGCCTCAAAGCTTTTCCCTAATCATAGAGGGTAAAAGCCTAAGCAATTTGCTCAGCAATTTGTCTAAAATGCTCCTAACATGTGACAAATTTCACACTCAAAACTATGGTGACTCTTGGTGCCTTATGGGAGAAACCGGGGGGCAAAACTAGGACAGGGAAATACCATTAACCTTTCTAGGCACTCCAACGTACAATTCCTGAGTTGTCCCAAACTCCCAATATGTgcccaaaacaaataaaaataataaataaagtcCGCATGAATTGAAATTACTAAACTACCCCCACAGAACctgtgtgtatgtatataaaGCCCCAGGATAACAACACCATGTAGCAACCACAACTTGGACTTGGCTATTCTCTCTGTACATGCTCTGTTCTCAAACTCCTCGCAACAACCCACAAACTAATTAAGCTtcgtcctcttcttcctcttcaacATTAACAAGAGAGAGATATGGCTAAGGAAGAAGACCTTAAGGTGAGCTatcgctctctctttctctctcttgatctCGATGTCGATCTCTTTCGAAACTAATTGTTATCCCTCCGTGCAGAGAGTTGATTTGAAGGTAACTGTGAACTGTTGCGAGGGGTGCAAGAGAAAGGTGGCGAAAGCAATGAGCATCAAAGGTCTTAATCGTCACCTAtgcattcatttatttttcGTTCTCTGTAACTTCTTTATCCTGTATTAATTACTGATGCTCGTACTCTGTTTTTGATGCTTTGTTTTTTGCTCTGTTTGATAACTAGAACTCCTATCAATCTTCAGGTGTGTTGAAAACAGAGATACATCCAACCCTCCCGAAGATCACTGTTATCGGCACCGTCGACACGAAAACACTGATAAGGAAACTGGCGAAGATAGGAAAGACCGCAGAAATATTACCCGACGAGACCCAGAAGCCAAAGAACGAAGAGAGGAGCTCCGACGACAAAGCAGAGAAAGCCGGCGataaacaaaaggaaaaggaagggAACTGGCCCGAGAAAATGGCTGATGATAGCAAAAGCTATGAaaataaagttgaaaaaaaGAAGGCAGAAAAGGGAAAGAAGGAAACCAAACAAGGAAAAGAGTGCTCTGTTTCTGAAGAATCTAAAGTCATGTACCCAACAGTTGTGGCAGCTATTCCGCAGGTTAGTTACGGCGTAAACCGGATTGGTGTGGTGGAAAGAAGTGTTGATAACAATCCAATGGGGATTAATCAGCAACAGGTGTACGGTCAAATGCAGCCTGTTATGTTTCCCATGCCCTATTATGCGGCCATGAACGCTTACTCTGCTCCTATGCAGTATGGGTTTCAGTACAACGGGGCTCGTCATGAGCCCCCGGTCTACTGCCCCTTgccgccaccaccgccaccgccgccgccgccgatgcaATC
Coding sequences:
- the LOC109718286 gene encoding heavy metal-associated isoprenylated plant protein 35-like encodes the protein MAKEEDLKRVDLKVTVNCCEGCKRKVAKAMSIKGVLKTEIHPTLPKITVIGTVDTKTLIRKLAKIGKTAEILPDETQKPKNEERSSDDKAEKAGDKQKEKEGNWPEKMADDSKSYENKVEKKKAEKGKKETKQGKECSVSEESKVMYPTVVAAIPQVSYGVNRIGVVERSVDNNPMGINQQQVYGQMQPVMFPMPYYAAMNAYSAPMQYGFQYNGARHEPPVYCPLPPPPPPPPPPMQSPASGFTDFFDEDNTVGCYVM
- the LOC109713077 gene encoding histone-lysine N-methyltransferase ASHR2, with translation MAGAAASSSSASPSPCSPLVRVSEVAGRGRALVASRRILPGEVVLADSPLLLYPSSLAALSSYCSRCFRSLPLSPPPLRCPSCSLAFFCPCCCCSHSHSHSHPVLLCRALPLLSKASSSLSPDLIPSLLFLLSAYSLPSPSLLRLLSLSSSASASASASAPPEALALHSLLLSSLHLPRDLLPGSFSPDLTAALLARDKTNAFALMEPSAAAPAPGPAPTRGVRAYGIYPDAAFFNHDCLPNACRFDYVDGPGDRNADLTVRALHEIPQGREVCISYFPANWSYKERQTRLLEDYGFRCECDRCRVESQWKENDRDQDDDEDGGEEERMEEGEGAEEDGEEMEAEEEGEDEDGDWDGDFPHAYFFVRFLCDRENCGGTLAPLPPSADGTLSNVLECNVCGRLRKEEEELGGGGNGDMLDE